Proteins from a genomic interval of Bradyrhizobium sp. CCBAU 53340:
- a CDS encoding PqqD family peptide modification chaperone, translating into MNVPLLSNWWYRVAARKPKLRSHARLYRHRYRGEVWYLLQDPASTRVHRFSPSARLIIALMDGKRSIAELWEIANKHLGEDAPTQDEVIQLLGQLHSADLLESDVTPDVAELFARGEREERARFLRTYANPMALRIPLLDPDAVLNRCQWLIRLIWSRWGGLLWLVVVLPALFLVPSHWPELSHNLSDRILAVDNLFALYLVFPAIKALHELGHATATKAGGGEVHDMGIVLLVLLPVPYVEASAASVFKSKYRRALVGAAGVIVELFVAAIAFYFWLLIEPGIVRAVLFNVMLIAGVSTLLFNGNPLLRYDAYYILADLTEIPNLAARSTRYWGYLIERYLLGVSESEPPDASISEKTWFVCYGFASTIYRMLVTIAIALFIASRFFVVGVILAIWAVGAMAMFPVFKAVKHLVGSPRLHKHRSRAITVTVSLLIAAVGFILMVPMPYHSYAEGVVWLPEQAVVRSGANGYFQDFLIQPGAAVIKGQALTQSVDPVVEAQLRQSIAKVAELEAEYAADFVQDRTKAEMVNDRLDAERARLARAQERTDALVARANTDGIFTVSQMGDMPGRYYHKGELLGYVMGKTSPIVRVVVPQDAVDNVRALTNHIRLRLVHQPGAVMTGSMLREVPGGEEQLPSAALAAEGGGEIATDPRENKNPKALQRMFQFDIAIDQPNDIEKFGQRVFVRFEHQKTPLSVQWYRSIRRLFLSSLNV; encoded by the coding sequence ATGAACGTCCCGCTTTTGAGCAACTGGTGGTACAGGGTTGCAGCACGAAAGCCAAAGCTGCGTTCTCACGCACGTCTCTATCGGCACCGATATCGCGGCGAAGTGTGGTATTTGCTGCAGGATCCAGCCTCCACTCGGGTTCATCGTTTTTCGCCTTCGGCGCGGCTGATCATTGCCTTGATGGACGGCAAACGGAGCATTGCCGAACTTTGGGAAATCGCCAACAAGCACCTTGGCGAGGATGCGCCGACCCAGGACGAAGTTATCCAGTTGCTCGGTCAATTGCATTCGGCCGACCTGCTCGAAAGCGATGTGACGCCCGACGTGGCCGAGTTGTTTGCTCGCGGGGAACGCGAGGAGCGGGCGCGTTTTCTTCGAACCTACGCCAATCCGATGGCGTTGCGGATACCGCTGTTGGATCCGGACGCCGTTCTGAATCGTTGTCAATGGTTGATTAGACTGATCTGGAGCCGCTGGGGCGGTTTGTTGTGGCTTGTTGTGGTACTGCCGGCGTTGTTCCTGGTCCCATCGCACTGGCCGGAGCTCAGCCATAACCTCAGCGACCGGATCCTTGCGGTCGACAATCTGTTCGCGTTGTATCTGGTTTTCCCGGCTATCAAGGCCCTGCATGAGCTTGGGCATGCGACAGCAACCAAGGCAGGCGGCGGCGAAGTGCACGATATGGGGATCGTGCTCCTGGTCCTGCTGCCGGTGCCCTACGTGGAAGCCTCCGCCGCCAGTGTATTCAAGTCGAAGTACCGGCGGGCGCTGGTCGGCGCTGCTGGCGTCATCGTGGAGCTCTTTGTTGCGGCGATTGCTTTCTACTTCTGGCTCCTGATCGAGCCCGGGATCGTCCGGGCTGTTTTGTTCAATGTGATGTTGATTGCGGGCGTTTCCACGCTGCTGTTCAACGGCAATCCGCTATTGCGCTACGACGCCTATTATATCCTGGCGGACCTGACCGAGATTCCGAATCTGGCGGCGCGATCGACGCGTTACTGGGGTTATCTGATCGAGCGCTATCTGCTTGGGGTGTCTGAAAGCGAACCCCCGGATGCGAGCATCAGCGAAAAGACGTGGTTCGTCTGTTATGGCTTTGCGTCCACGATCTATCGGATGCTGGTCACGATCGCGATCGCACTGTTCATCGCCAGCCGATTCTTCGTCGTCGGCGTGATCTTGGCGATTTGGGCAGTGGGTGCGATGGCGATGTTTCCGGTGTTCAAGGCCGTGAAGCATCTGGTAGGTAGTCCACGCCTGCACAAGCATCGATCTCGGGCGATCACCGTCACAGTATCGCTTCTCATCGCTGCTGTCGGTTTCATTCTCATGGTGCCGATGCCATACCATTCTTATGCCGAAGGCGTGGTCTGGCTGCCTGAGCAGGCGGTGGTACGGTCCGGTGCGAACGGATATTTTCAGGATTTCCTGATCCAGCCGGGCGCCGCCGTCATCAAAGGGCAAGCCCTCACGCAAAGCGTCGATCCCGTCGTTGAAGCGCAATTGCGCCAAAGCATCGCCAAGGTCGCCGAGCTCGAAGCCGAATACGCTGCCGACTTCGTCCAGGACCGGACCAAAGCCGAGATGGTGAACGATCGGCTTGATGCGGAACGGGCGCGCCTGGCGCGTGCGCAGGAGCGGACCGATGCCCTGGTAGCTCGCGCCAATACGGATGGCATATTCACTGTCTCACAGATGGGCGATATGCCCGGACGCTATTATCACAAGGGCGAGTTGCTGGGTTATGTGATGGGGAAAACCTCGCCGATCGTGCGCGTGGTGGTGCCCCAGGATGCCGTCGATAACGTTAGAGCCCTCACCAATCATATTCGACTTCGTCTGGTTCATCAGCCCGGAGCCGTGATGACGGGCTCGATGTTGCGGGAGGTCCCGGGTGGCGAGGAGCAGCTCCCGAGCGCGGCGCTTGCGGCCGAAGGCGGTGGCGAGATAGCAACCGATCCCCGCGAGAACAAAAACCCCAAGGCGCTTCAACGCATGTTCCAGTTCGACATCGCGATTGATCAACCCAACGATATCGAGAAGTTCGGGCAGCGCGTCTTCGTGCGCTTTGAACATCAAAAGACGCCTCTATCCGTGCAATGGTATCGAAGCATCCGGCGGCTATTTCTATCGAGCTTAAATGTCTAG
- a CDS encoding efflux RND transporter periplasmic adaptor subunit: MTTAPIYSLTEDASRAESAAWARFSSANDTSEFCKSWLAILCLQIERVNGGLLLLGPDADGTYVPAAIWPHEGRDLQYLSPAAERVLTEKRGLVVASDGGSVARRDHPAFVGYPIEVSGVLHGVIVLDVAASSEAALQRALRLLHWASAWLVDQFRKRAIEERDARLARLALAMDIVATAIGQRQLEPSLLACANELAGRLNCDRVSIGLERAGSAEVRAISHTATFDAKMDLGRLIGDAMDEVLDLDVALVHPPRDEREVPAIAHAELAREFGDIAVCSVPLLDDGHAIGVVTFERGEGAVFDVETVELCKTVGGLLGPILRLKRDGERSLWYRGRIAFGESAQVLFGPRHPGAKLIALVIMGTVLVFSIASGLYRVTAKTVIEGAVQRVAAAPFDGFILQTYVRAGDTVRSGQLLAQLDDRDLKLEQSRLTAEREQSLRKHRQALATQDRAAMMIIAAQLDQVEAELTLTNDKIARTKLVAPFDGIIVSGDLNQLLGTPVEQGKVLFQVAPLDAYRVILQVEERDIAHVAVGQHGELTLSGIPDQLMDFTLTQITPVSTTQEGRNYFRVEAQLVNASDRVRPGMEGLGKVAIGQRKLIWIWGHTLFDWIRLSIWKWLP; encoded by the coding sequence ATGACCACCGCGCCGATCTACTCGCTGACCGAAGATGCCTCCCGGGCAGAATCGGCGGCGTGGGCAAGGTTTTCGTCGGCCAACGATACATCCGAATTCTGCAAGAGCTGGCTTGCGATCCTGTGTCTCCAGATCGAGCGCGTGAACGGCGGGCTGCTGCTGTTGGGTCCCGACGCGGACGGCACTTACGTCCCTGCAGCGATATGGCCGCACGAAGGTCGCGATCTGCAGTATCTCAGCCCTGCGGCAGAACGGGTGCTGACTGAAAAGCGCGGACTCGTGGTCGCCTCGGATGGTGGATCGGTGGCGAGGCGCGACCATCCGGCATTTGTGGGGTACCCGATCGAGGTCTCCGGTGTGCTGCACGGTGTCATCGTCCTTGATGTTGCCGCCAGTTCGGAGGCGGCGCTGCAGCGCGCGTTGCGGTTGCTGCACTGGGCGAGCGCCTGGCTGGTCGATCAGTTTCGGAAGCGCGCGATCGAGGAGCGCGACGCGCGGCTTGCACGGCTTGCGCTCGCGATGGACATCGTCGCGACCGCAATCGGACAACGGCAATTGGAGCCGTCGCTGCTTGCCTGTGCCAATGAACTGGCAGGTCGGCTGAATTGTGATCGTGTCAGCATCGGCCTTGAAAGAGCTGGTAGCGCCGAGGTGCGCGCGATTTCGCACACCGCTACCTTCGATGCCAAGATGGACCTCGGCCGGTTGATCGGCGATGCGATGGACGAAGTTCTCGATCTCGACGTCGCCCTTGTTCACCCGCCGCGCGACGAACGCGAAGTTCCCGCGATCGCCCACGCTGAACTCGCGCGCGAGTTCGGGGATATTGCGGTATGCTCCGTGCCGCTGCTTGATGATGGGCATGCCATCGGCGTGGTGACGTTCGAGCGCGGCGAAGGAGCCGTCTTTGACGTTGAAACAGTCGAGTTGTGCAAAACCGTCGGTGGGCTGCTCGGACCGATCCTGAGGCTGAAGCGCGACGGCGAACGTAGCCTCTGGTACCGCGGGCGCATTGCCTTCGGAGAGAGTGCGCAAGTGCTGTTCGGGCCCCGCCACCCCGGCGCAAAGCTGATTGCGCTTGTCATCATGGGAACGGTACTCGTTTTCAGTATCGCTAGCGGGCTCTACCGGGTTACGGCCAAGACCGTGATCGAAGGTGCCGTGCAACGCGTGGCGGCCGCGCCATTTGACGGGTTCATCTTGCAGACATACGTCCGGGCAGGCGACACCGTGCGAAGCGGACAATTGCTCGCGCAACTGGACGATCGTGATCTGAAACTCGAGCAATCACGACTGACTGCCGAGCGCGAGCAATCGCTGCGCAAGCACAGACAAGCGCTTGCCACGCAGGATAGAGCGGCGATGATGATCATCGCGGCACAGCTCGATCAGGTCGAGGCCGAGCTGACGCTGACAAACGACAAGATCGCACGGACCAAGCTGGTGGCGCCGTTTGATGGGATCATCGTCAGCGGTGACCTCAATCAACTGCTGGGGACGCCGGTCGAGCAGGGGAAGGTGCTGTTTCAGGTCGCTCCACTCGATGCCTACCGGGTCATTCTTCAGGTGGAGGAACGCGACATTGCCCATGTTGCGGTTGGCCAACACGGCGAGCTGACCCTTTCCGGGATTCCGGATCAATTGATGGATTTCACCCTGACGCAAATTACGCCGGTGTCGACGACCCAGGAAGGGCGGAACTACTTCCGGGTCGAGGCACAGCTTGTCAATGCGTCGGACCGGGTACGTCCGGGCATGGAAGGATTGGGTAAGGTCGCTATCGGGCAGCGAAAGCTGATCTGGATCTGGGGGCATACCCTGTTCGATTGGATACGCCTGTCGATCTGGAAATGGCTGCCTTGA
- a CDS encoding SapC family protein → MTTQLLIYETVVPVMFANHRHSSVEFGRNYAFSSKINSVPLTAIEFRDAQSDYPIVFAGNKEGVMPAVILGLREGENLYLSDGGKWDARYIPAFVRRYPFVFAKSDDGERFNLCIDEMFSGFNGDGRGERLFADDGKPTAYVENILKFLQEYQLQFLRTERFCKKILELDLLEPMQAQVEMNTGERYSLSGFMAINREKLKELPGDKLAELAKTDELELIYLHLQSMRNFGALKDRLAMARAQKVDSAPDSSAPDSEAPSISGEDSSEEPRVRRSTAKAANGSRAPSAALE, encoded by the coding sequence ATGACGACCCAGCTATTGATTTATGAGACGGTTGTTCCGGTGATGTTTGCCAATCATCGCCACTCCTCGGTTGAATTCGGCCGAAACTATGCTTTCAGCAGCAAGATAAACTCAGTGCCGCTGACCGCCATCGAGTTTCGCGATGCGCAATCCGACTACCCGATCGTGTTTGCGGGTAACAAGGAAGGCGTGATGCCCGCGGTCATTCTCGGCTTGCGCGAGGGCGAAAATCTCTACCTGTCAGACGGTGGCAAGTGGGATGCCCGCTACATTCCGGCCTTTGTTCGCCGCTATCCGTTTGTATTCGCCAAGAGTGATGACGGCGAGAGGTTCAATCTGTGCATCGATGAGATGTTTTCGGGCTTCAATGGCGATGGGCGCGGCGAGCGGCTGTTCGCCGACGATGGCAAGCCCACCGCCTACGTGGAAAACATCCTGAAGTTCCTTCAGGAATATCAACTCCAATTCCTTCGCACCGAACGGTTCTGCAAGAAGATTCTTGAACTCGATCTGCTCGAGCCGATGCAGGCGCAGGTCGAAATGAATACGGGCGAGCGCTACTCGCTCAGCGGGTTCATGGCCATCAACCGTGAGAAGCTCAAGGAGCTGCCTGGCGACAAACTGGCCGAATTGGCCAAGACCGACGAACTCGAACTGATTTATCTGCATTTGCAATCGATGCGTAACTTTGGAGCTTTGAAGGACCGGCTTGCCATGGCGAGGGCTCAAAAGGTCGATTCCGCGCCCGATTCTTCCGCGCCCGATTCAGAGGCTCCATCGATCTCCGGTGAGGATAGTTCAGAGGAGCCCAGGGTTCGAAGGTCGACCGCCAAAGCGGCCAATGGTTCTCGAGCGCCGAGTGCAGCTCTGGAGTAG